A genomic stretch from Thermococcus sp. MV5 includes:
- a CDS encoding toprim domain-containing protein: protein MTIVDVRILVEGASDVEVVSKALQGLALGSEYNITISAIIPTTNLEIAKSAAAGADLLIIATDADRVGRELAERMFRELGELVGQVERMKIPMGHDLEHIDVELVRKELKNTLVRAGLKSLQVLPEYVALRNQLFDLKGKYEMLNQENEELKRNYQELEQKYGELLEEYSQILEENNRLKESLKKRANVFRLAEIWEELFGEATPPEEKFIAEAVEKLNLGGKIIVGQGYIYSEDEDLIVELLRIVHLSISMAQAQKEEPQVEEKTPEEIEEPEARFEDF, encoded by the coding sequence ATGACTATTGTTGATGTTAGAATTTTGGTTGAAGGAGCAAGTGATGTAGAGGTAGTAAGTAAAGCTCTCCAAGGGCTAGCTCTTGGGAGTGAGTACAATATAACAATTTCTGCTATAATACCTACTACAAACTTAGAGATAGCTAAGAGTGCTGCAGCTGGGGCAGATTTACTGATAATAGCTACAGATGCAGATAGGGTCGGAAGAGAACTTGCAGAAAGAATGTTCAGAGAGCTGGGTGAGCTAGTTGGTCAAGTGGAAAGAATGAAAATCCCAATGGGGCATGACTTGGAACACATAGATGTCGAACTTGTTAGAAAAGAGCTCAAAAACACTCTTGTTAGAGCGGGCCTAAAGAGCCTCCAAGTTTTGCCCGAGTACGTAGCCCTAAGAAATCAACTATTTGACCTAAAAGGGAAATACGAAATGTTAAACCAAGAAAACGAAGAACTTAAACGGAATTATCAAGAACTCGAGCAAAAATATGGAGAGCTCCTAGAAGAATATAGTCAGATTTTGGAAGAAAACAATAGGCTTAAAGAGTCCCTAAAGAAAAGAGCCAATGTTTTCAGATTAGCCGAAATCTGGGAAGAACTCTTTGGTGAAGCAACACCTCCTGAAGAGAAATTCATTGCAGAGGCTGTAGAAAAGTTGAACCTTGGAGGAAAGATAATCGTTGGCCAAGGCTACATATACTCGGAAGACGAGGACCTCATAGTTGAACTTCTCAGAATCGTTCATCTAAGCATAAGTATGGCCCAAGCACAAAAGGAAGAACCCCAAGTAGAAGAAAAAACCCCCGAAGAAATCGAGGAACCAGAGGCAAGATTTGAGGACTTTTAA
- a CDS encoding M42 family metallopeptidase: MVDYELLKKIVEAPGVTGYEFMGVKDVIIEAFKDYVDEVKVDKLGNVIAHKKGDGPKVMLAGHMDQIGLMVTHIEKNGFLRVAPIGGIDPRTLIAQRFKVWVDKGKFIYGVGGSVPPHIQKPEERKKAPDWDQIFIDVGAESKEEAEEMGVKIGTIITWDGRLEKLGNHRFVSIAFDDRIAVYTLVETARRLKETNADIYFVATVQEEVGLRGAKTSAFGIEPDYGFAIDVTIAADVPGTPEHKQVTQLGKGTAIKIMDRSVICHPTIVKWMEELAKKYEIPYQWDILLGGGTDAGAIHLNKAGVPTGAISVPSRYIHSNTEVVDERDVDASVKLMVKILEHIHELEI, translated from the coding sequence ATGGTGGACTATGAACTTCTGAAGAAGATAGTTGAGGCTCCGGGAGTTACAGGTTATGAATTTATGGGAGTTAAGGACGTCATAATTGAAGCTTTCAAAGATTATGTGGATGAAGTTAAAGTAGACAAGCTTGGAAACGTTATTGCTCACAAGAAAGGCGATGGTCCGAAAGTTATGCTCGCTGGTCACATGGACCAAATTGGTCTCATGGTCACCCATATTGAGAAAAACGGATTCTTGAGGGTCGCACCTATCGGTGGGATTGATCCTAGAACTTTAATTGCCCAACGTTTCAAGGTTTGGGTTGACAAAGGCAAGTTTATTTATGGCGTGGGTGGAAGTGTTCCGCCTCACATTCAAAAACCAGAGGAGAGAAAGAAAGCTCCAGATTGGGATCAAATTTTCATAGATGTAGGCGCAGAGAGCAAGGAAGAAGCTGAGGAGATGGGTGTTAAAATCGGCACAATAATTACTTGGGATGGTCGCTTGGAGAAACTCGGTAACCACCGCTTTGTTAGCATTGCTTTTGATGATAGAATAGCTGTTTATACTCTTGTTGAAACTGCAAGACGGCTTAAAGAAACCAACGCAGATATTTATTTCGTTGCTACAGTACAAGAGGAAGTAGGCCTTAGAGGTGCAAAAACTAGTGCTTTTGGAATTGAGCCAGATTATGGATTTGCTATAGATGTTACAATTGCTGCTGATGTTCCTGGAACACCAGAGCACAAGCAAGTGACCCAATTAGGAAAAGGCACTGCAATAAAAATCATGGATCGCTCTGTGATATGCCACCCAACAATAGTCAAGTGGATGGAAGAACTAGCCAAGAAATACGAGATTCCATACCAGTGGGATATTCTTCTCGGCGGAGGAACTGATGCTGGAGCAATACACCTCAACAAAGCAGGTGTTCCAACAGGAGCAATAAGCGTTCCTTCAAGGTATATCCACTCAAATACAGAAGTTGTTGACGAGAGAGATGTTGATGCAAGTGTTAAGCTGATGGTAAAAATCCTTGAGCACATACACGAGCTCGAAATTTAA
- the sfsA gene encoding DNA/RNA nuclease SfsA, which yields MLLKLPIIECTFIKRLNRFVGLVEVNGEIKKALITNTGRLEEFMVEGRKAFCVPKQGGKTDFILIGFLEKNGRGAIIDTRTQAKAFERAVELGLIPWLKRCRIKRKEVKIGNSRLDYLLECNGEEVWVEMKSAVLRDGEYAMYPDCPSIRGQKHIKELINLKDSGKRAMIVFIGALPGVKKFKPYEKGDPKIAELLKEAKEKGVEIRGISISLLPNGEIILEYNNLEIEV from the coding sequence ATGCTGTTAAAGCTTCCAATAATTGAATGCACTTTCATAAAAAGACTTAATCGGTTTGTTGGCCTAGTGGAAGTAAATGGAGAAATTAAAAAAGCTTTAATAACAAACACTGGGCGTTTAGAGGAGTTTATGGTAGAAGGAAGAAAGGCATTTTGTGTTCCAAAACAAGGCGGAAAAACAGATTTCATCTTAATTGGATTCCTAGAAAAGAATGGAAGGGGAGCAATCATAGACACAAGAACCCAGGCAAAGGCCTTTGAGAGAGCTGTGGAACTAGGGTTAATTCCCTGGCTTAAGAGATGCAGAATAAAACGAAAAGAGGTCAAAATAGGCAACTCAAGGTTAGACTATCTTTTAGAATGCAATGGAGAGGAAGTGTGGGTTGAGATGAAAAGCGCAGTTTTGAGAGATGGAGAATACGCCATGTACCCCGACTGTCCAAGTATTAGAGGACAAAAACACATAAAAGAGCTCATAAATCTTAAAGATAGCGGAAAAAGGGCAATGATAGTTTTTATCGGGGCCTTACCAGGAGTTAAGAAATTTAAGCCGTATGAAAAAGGCGACCCAAAAATTGCCGAACTTTTAAAAGAAGCAAAAGAGAAAGGTGTTGAAATTAGAGGGATTTCTATAAGCCTCCTTCCCAATGGAGAAATTATCTTGGAGTACAATAACCTAGAAATAGAAGTTTAG